The Myxococcota bacterium region CCTGCGGTCGTATCCGGTATTAGCTCGGGTTTCCCCGGGTTATCCCAGTCTCGAGGGCAGATTACCCACGTGTTACTCACCCGTGCGCCGCTTTACTCACCCTTGCGGGCTTTCTCGCTCGACTTGCATGTATGAGGCACGCCGCCAGCGTTCGTTCTGAGCCAGGATCAAACTCTCCAGTTAAATAAACTGAAGAATCTCGCGATCTGGCGTTAGCCAGACCGCTTCTATCGAAGAATCGACGAGAATCCGAACTCATCTGTCCCCGTCGACGCAGGCGACGACGGAGACCAAGGTCCGCGTACTATTCGCTTTTCAAAGACCGAGGTGGTCGAGGAACGATCCCTCGAGAGCGACCCGATGGGCAGCCCGCCGAATCGCGAGGGGGCGTACGATATGCCAAGTCCTCCGACCTGTCAAACTTCTAAATCCGCTGGCTTGTCGCGGACTTAGGCCGGAAGAACGCGGAGCTTGGCAAAGCGGCGCTTTCCCGCTTGCACCAGATGCTCGCCGGGAGGGAGCGCGGCCTCGAGCTCGTTCACCCGCTGCTCGCCCACCCGCACCCCACCCTGTCCGATCAGTCGGCGCGCCTCGGAGCGGCTGCCCGCGAAGCCCGCCGCGACCAGCGCGTCGACCAGGCGCACGCCTCCGGGCTCGGCGCTCCGCACCTCGACCGTGGGCACCTCCTCGGGCGCCCGGTGCTGGCGGAACACCCGGTCGAAGTGCGCCTCGGCCTCGCGCGCTGCGGCCGCGCCGTGGTACCGCTCGACCAGCCGCGCCGCGAGAGCCGCCTTCACGTCGCGCGGGTTCTCGCGCCCCGCGTCCATGGCCGCGACCCGCGCGTCGAGCCCCCACTCCTTGCGCGCCAGGAGCTTCACCCAGCGCGGCAGGAGCGCGTCGGGAATCGACATGGTCTTGCCGTAGATCTCGCTGGGCGGCTCGCGGATCCCGATCGCGTTGCCCAGTGACTTCGACATCTTCTCGCTGCCGTCGGTGCCCTCGAGCAGCGGCACCGTCATCACGATCTGCGGCTCCTGCCCGTAGGCGCGCTGTATCTCGCGCCCGAGCAAGAGGTTGAA contains the following coding sequences:
- the tyrS gene encoding tyrosine--tRNA ligase, with amino-acid sequence MTKDAVPAAFRERVVDLVAPGELAARLAKGKPLRVKYGCDPSAPDLHLGHTVPLDKLRELQDLGHTIIFLIGDFTAMIGDPTGRNKTRAPLTRDAVKKNAETYVEQVSAVLDASKIELRYNSEWMDRMPPSDFIRLASQQTVARMLERDDFKKRFHSETAIAIHEFLYPLVQAYDSVALRADVEMGGTDQLFNLLLGREIQRAYGQEPQIVMTVPLLEGTDGSEKMSKSLGNAIGIREPPSEIYGKTMSIPDALLPRWVKLLARKEWGLDARVAAMDAGRENPRDVKAALAARLVERYHGAAAAREAEAHFDRVFRQHRAPEEVPTVEVRSAEPGGVRLVDALVAAGFAGSRSEARRLIGQGGVRVGEQRVNELEAALPPGEHLVQAGKRRFAKLRVLPA